One genomic window of Gemmatimonadaceae bacterium includes the following:
- a CDS encoding SPOR domain-containing protein — protein sequence MYSVFMRATLIVSAVMVFPVAASSQGAVGLNPVYRRAQTMVNDGNGAAGRALVDSMISAAGAGSNEYVEGIYWRAVLAATAAEAESDYRRIVVEHPLSPRVEDVLLRLAQLDMSRANYDGALRHLDRLTVDFPNGTSQARTGYWMARVLFEKNDVQRACAATASALARTGENDAELRNQITYLNQRCAGVVIAAAVQPTTPTVTPSRAVDSARIGGGNAAAVVLRAATPVPPGRATPRDTVIQRPRETSRQAAPSMRPPSRPRDVAPSQVEPIISLPSAPTSTAGSAGDIGFTVQVAAYNVKSQADAMAAKLQKSGYETRVSGTKAPFRVRIGRYPTQSQAAAVQRSLKAKQITGIVVRAEGR from the coding sequence ATGTACAGTGTGTTCATGCGTGCGACGCTGATCGTTTCCGCAGTGATGGTGTTTCCAGTTGCTGCCTCGTCACAGGGTGCCGTTGGACTGAACCCCGTTTATCGTCGTGCACAGACGATGGTGAACGACGGGAACGGGGCCGCTGGCCGGGCGTTGGTCGATTCTATGATCAGTGCCGCCGGAGCCGGGTCGAACGAGTACGTCGAGGGTATCTACTGGCGGGCAGTGCTTGCAGCGACGGCGGCAGAGGCGGAATCGGATTATCGTCGGATCGTTGTGGAACATCCGCTCTCGCCGAGAGTGGAGGATGTGCTACTGCGTCTCGCGCAGCTCGATATGTCGCGGGCAAATTATGACGGTGCGTTGAGGCACCTCGACCGGCTGACGGTCGATTTTCCCAACGGAACGTCGCAGGCGCGAACGGGCTACTGGATGGCCCGTGTACTGTTCGAAAAGAATGACGTTCAGCGTGCGTGTGCGGCGACTGCCAGCGCACTCGCGCGAACGGGCGAGAACGATGCGGAGCTCCGTAATCAGATCACCTATCTGAATCAGCGGTGTGCCGGCGTGGTCATTGCGGCTGCCGTCCAGCCGACAACGCCAACGGTGACGCCGTCGCGCGCAGTGGATTCAGCCCGTATTGGCGGGGGAAATGCCGCTGCTGTGGTTCTTCGCGCGGCAACACCAGTACCGCCCGGACGTGCCACTCCCAGGGACACAGTTATCCAGCGGCCGCGGGAAACATCGCGTCAGGCGGCGCCATCGATGCGTCCTCCGTCCAGGCCACGGGATGTCGCGCCCAGTCAGGTGGAACCCATTATTTCGCTGCCGAGTGCACCGACTTCCACCGCCGGTTCGGCTGGCGATATTGGCTTCACGGTTCAGGTCGCGGCATATAACGTGAAATCGCAGGCAGACGCGATGGCCGCCAAGCTGCAGAAGAGCGGCTACGAGACCCGTGTGTCGGGAACGAAGGCTCCATTCCGGGTTCGTATCGGCCGCTATCCGACTCAATCTCAGGCAGCCGCGGTTCAGCGATCGCTCAAGGCAAAACAGATAACCGGAATCGTGGTACGAGCTGAAGGACGGTGA
- the mutS gene encoding DNA mismatch repair protein MutS, whose amino-acid sequence MQQYREIKDRHQNAILFFRMGDFYEMFYEDAEVASRALGLTLTSRNNGGSAEVPLAGVPVKAAGDYLRRLVQQGFRVSICEQTEDPRHAKGIVRREVVETITPGASFADDMLDRARNNFLCAVFPAGEAVGIAAADLSTGELRLIVSATGDTDSVLSRLSPREILVARNAGVLSRLVQQNRDEGALVTEREPWEFDPALASSDLARQFNVASVEGLGIGEQDTPALAAAGALMRYMHELQPSGFPHLSRPKVERPGATMPLDEMTRRNLELVESLRGSDTEGTLLSVLDRTLTPMGSRLLRQWILTPLCNRFAIMARLDSVSVFASESIARESLRDALDGVRDVERLASKAAAGRGTPRDLRALGDSIARLPDVYAVLEGMIGGVGNDTLRAPQSGMPSGDNGSSLSQLMGRWDQCADLALDITDTLVERPPLTMGEDLCIRAGVDASLDEWRLLRDGGKDAIARIQMDERSRTGINSLKVGYNRVFGYYIEITNTNSHLVPAHYQRRQTLTGAERYVTPALKEHEEKVLTAAERIEERERDLFEALRKRIGAQVARLQCVAQLIAELDVLSTLAEVAQREGYARPDVDDGFDLDIVAGRHPVVERMMAREKFIPNDVRLPLDARMIILTGPNMAGKSTILRQIGLIVLMAQIGSFVPAASARIGIVDRLFTRVGASDNLVRGQSTFMVEMSETSAILHSATEKSLVLLDEIGRGTSTYDGVSIAWSVSEYLHDEVKCKTVFATHYHELTQLTDKLVAACNYSVQVRETGDQVLFLHRLVAGGADRSYGIEVGRLAGLPPRVLDRARALLAFFEGEQIVSALGGRSDRQVDPCGVTSSAPLKTPGSPQLALFGTSSPIVEELKSVNPDTLTPLDALVLVSRLVASARQG is encoded by the coding sequence ATGCAGCAGTACAGGGAGATCAAGGATCGTCATCAGAACGCGATCCTGTTTTTCAGAATGGGCGACTTTTACGAGATGTTCTATGAGGATGCCGAAGTTGCCTCGCGAGCGCTTGGGCTGACACTTACTTCGCGCAATAATGGGGGGTCAGCGGAGGTACCGCTGGCCGGTGTGCCGGTGAAGGCGGCGGGCGACTATCTTCGGCGCCTGGTGCAACAAGGCTTCAGGGTCTCGATCTGCGAGCAGACTGAAGATCCCAGACATGCGAAGGGAATCGTTCGGAGGGAAGTAGTCGAGACGATAACTCCGGGCGCCTCATTTGCCGACGACATGCTCGATCGGGCCAGGAACAATTTTCTCTGCGCCGTATTTCCAGCGGGAGAGGCAGTGGGAATCGCGGCAGCGGACCTCTCGACCGGTGAGCTTCGACTCATTGTGTCAGCCACAGGCGACACTGATTCGGTGCTGTCCCGGCTTTCACCCCGGGAGATCCTCGTTGCGCGCAACGCTGGCGTGTTGTCACGGCTCGTTCAGCAGAATCGCGACGAGGGTGCGCTTGTAACCGAGCGGGAGCCATGGGAGTTTGATCCTGCACTCGCGTCGAGTGATCTCGCCCGTCAGTTCAATGTCGCGTCAGTGGAAGGACTCGGCATTGGGGAGCAGGATACACCGGCACTGGCAGCCGCCGGCGCGTTGATGCGGTACATGCACGAGCTGCAGCCAAGTGGTTTTCCGCATCTATCCCGGCCGAAGGTGGAACGGCCGGGCGCGACAATGCCGCTCGATGAAATGACCCGGCGCAATCTCGAGCTGGTGGAATCGTTGAGAGGGAGCGACACAGAGGGAACGCTGCTCTCGGTTCTCGATCGGACACTGACACCGATGGGTTCCCGGTTGCTCAGGCAGTGGATTCTAACGCCGCTGTGCAATCGGTTCGCGATAATGGCGCGTCTCGACTCCGTGTCGGTTTTCGCTTCTGAGTCGATCGCGCGCGAATCCCTGCGGGATGCCCTTGATGGTGTGCGCGATGTCGAACGCCTTGCGAGCAAGGCGGCCGCGGGCCGCGGTACTCCGCGGGACCTGCGCGCTCTTGGTGACTCGATTGCACGATTGCCGGATGTCTACGCCGTTCTCGAAGGCATGATTGGGGGGGTAGGGAATGACACTCTGCGGGCACCGCAATCAGGTATGCCTTCAGGCGACAACGGCAGTTCTCTGTCGCAGCTGATGGGGCGTTGGGACCAGTGCGCGGACCTGGCGCTGGATATCACGGACACGCTGGTGGAGCGTCCTCCCCTGACAATGGGGGAGGATCTGTGCATCCGTGCGGGAGTCGATGCGTCACTCGACGAGTGGCGGTTGCTTCGCGACGGCGGAAAAGATGCAATTGCGCGAATTCAGATGGATGAGCGAAGCCGCACCGGAATCAACTCGCTGAAAGTTGGATACAACCGCGTCTTCGGCTATTACATCGAAATCACCAACACAAATTCACATCTTGTTCCGGCCCATTATCAGAGACGCCAGACCCTGACCGGTGCGGAGCGTTATGTAACTCCGGCACTCAAGGAGCACGAGGAAAAGGTCCTGACAGCGGCTGAACGAATCGAAGAACGCGAGCGTGATCTCTTCGAAGCACTGCGCAAACGTATCGGCGCGCAGGTAGCGCGCCTTCAGTGCGTTGCGCAGCTGATAGCGGAGCTCGATGTTCTCTCGACGCTGGCGGAGGTCGCGCAGCGGGAGGGATACGCGAGGCCCGACGTGGATGATGGGTTCGACCTCGATATTGTCGCTGGCCGGCATCCAGTAGTAGAGCGGATGATGGCGCGGGAAAAGTTCATTCCGAACGATGTCCGGCTACCGCTCGATGCGAGAATGATCATCCTGACCGGTCCGAACATGGCGGGCAAATCGACCATACTACGGCAGATCGGGCTGATAGTCCTGATGGCGCAAATCGGCAGCTTCGTGCCGGCCGCGAGTGCACGGATAGGAATTGTTGACAGGCTGTTCACCCGGGTTGGTGCGAGTGACAATCTCGTGCGTGGGCAATCCACCTTCATGGTCGAAATGTCCGAAACGAGCGCCATCCTTCACTCGGCTACAGAAAAAAGCCTGGTGCTGCTGGACGAAATTGGCCGTGGTACATCGACCTACGACGGTGTGTCGATTGCGTGGTCGGTCAGCGAGTATCTGCATGACGAGGTGAAATGCAAGACGGTGTTCGCCACCCATTATCATGAATTGACCCAGCTCACCGACAAATTAGTAGCAGCGTGCAACTATAGTGTGCAGGTGCGGGAGACTGGAGATCAGGTGCTGTTTCTGCACCGGCTTGTTGCGGGAGGGGCGGATCGGTCGTACGGAATAGAGGTGGGACGACTTGCAGGACTTCCGCCCAGGGTGCTCGACAGAGCTAGAGCACTGCTCGCCTTTTTCGAGGGCGAACAGATTGTTTCGGCCTTGGGGGGCCGATCTGACAGGCAGGTCGATCCCTGTGGAGTAACGTCTTCTGCACCGTTGAAAACTCCGGGATCTCCGCAACTCGCCCTTTTCGGTACATCGAGTCCGATAGTGGAGGAGTTGAAATCGGTCAACCCCGACACTCTCACACCACTCGATGCACTGGTACTCGTGAGTCGTCTCGTGGCCAGTGCAAGGCAGGGGTAG
- a CDS encoding energy transducer TonB — protein sequence MHTKFSLAVAGILLVLSLGACSNGDETIKGSLPGVGPRPDVLPVMLNKELPFRYPPSLYAKKVQANVTLRVFIDQEGQVVSDSTHVAETSGIPSLDSAAVKGSKELRFVPAQTRGQPVPVSILFPVFFRHPEATPLPGDTVLGKSGSASPATGAKR from the coding sequence ATGCACACGAAGTTCAGTCTGGCAGTAGCAGGAATTCTTCTGGTATTGTCGCTTGGCGCCTGCAGCAACGGTGATGAGACGATTAAAGGATCGTTACCTGGCGTAGGTCCAAGGCCGGATGTCCTGCCGGTAATGCTCAACAAGGAGCTTCCATTTCGGTACCCGCCTTCGCTTTATGCAAAGAAAGTCCAGGCGAATGTGACGTTGCGGGTATTTATCGATCAGGAAGGTCAGGTGGTGAGCGATTCCACCCACGTCGCCGAGACGTCTGGCATTCCTTCGCTCGACTCGGCGGCGGTAAAGGGCTCGAAGGAACTCCGGTTCGTTCCTGCACAGACTCGCGGACAGCCCGTGCCGGTTTCGATCCTGTTTCCCGTATTTTTCCGGCATCCGGAGGCGACGCCGCTCCCGGGAGACACTGTGCTCGGTAAATCAGGGAGCGCGAGTCCGGCGACTGGCGCGAAGCGCTGA
- a CDS encoding pyridoxal-phosphate dependent enzyme: MASVERNRRPYDSVTDTIGWTPLIRLNAVTRGIRTPVYGKAEFFNPGGSLKDRIAIPIIDQAERTGKLKPGGIIVEGTSGNTGTALAIAAALRGYKCIFTMPDKMSQEKVRLLRAFGAEVIITPTAVPPDHPDSYVMMAKRIAAQTPNAVLADQFYNDANPQAHYDLTGPELWEQTEGRITHFVSGAGTGGTITGVGRYLKERNPSIKIIAGDPVGSILADYWRTDGTEKREGVPYKIEGIGQDKIPGTLDMSVIDDYRTVSDKESFAMARRLTREEGLFVGGSSGLIAVVALKVAREIDDPEAFVVTVLCDTGERYLSKVYNDEWMRENQLLDSARVTLMHVLDRKEGEAPTIVSTAPGTTVRQALGLMALHDISQLPVMELRNCVGSVSDWSLSQKSLENPQLLDATVSEIMDSPFPTVDADQQVDSVVKLLSKSNPAVLVQSNGTIQGIVTRSDMLHFMMAR, encoded by the coding sequence ATGGCGAGTGTAGAGCGCAACAGGCGTCCCTACGATAGCGTCACGGATACGATCGGATGGACCCCGCTGATCCGGCTGAACGCGGTAACGCGCGGAATTCGTACGCCGGTTTACGGGAAAGCAGAGTTCTTCAATCCGGGCGGTTCTCTCAAGGACCGGATCGCGATCCCGATCATCGATCAGGCGGAGCGGACAGGGAAGCTGAAGCCGGGCGGGATCATCGTCGAAGGCACGAGTGGGAATACCGGAACCGCGCTGGCGATCGCTGCGGCACTTCGGGGCTATAAGTGCATCTTTACGATGCCGGACAAGATGTCCCAGGAAAAAGTCCGGCTGCTGAGAGCGTTTGGGGCCGAGGTGATCATTACGCCGACGGCGGTTCCTCCGGATCATCCGGATAGCTATGTGATGATGGCAAAGCGGATTGCAGCGCAAACGCCAAACGCCGTGCTGGCGGACCAGTTCTACAATGATGCAAATCCTCAGGCTCACTATGACTTGACGGGGCCGGAGTTGTGGGAGCAAACGGAGGGACGCATAACCCACTTCGTGTCTGGGGCCGGCACCGGTGGGACGATTACCGGTGTGGGGCGCTATCTGAAAGAGCGTAACCCCTCGATCAAAATAATTGCCGGAGACCCCGTCGGCTCTATTCTGGCTGATTACTGGCGGACAGATGGCACAGAAAAAAGAGAGGGTGTGCCGTACAAGATTGAGGGAATAGGACAGGACAAGATTCCAGGAACTCTGGATATGAGTGTCATTGACGACTACCGGACAGTGAGCGACAAGGAATCGTTTGCGATGGCGCGTCGGCTGACCCGGGAGGAAGGCCTTTTCGTCGGCGGATCGTCAGGCCTGATTGCCGTCGTTGCGCTCAAGGTGGCCCGCGAGATCGACGACCCGGAGGCGTTTGTCGTGACGGTGCTTTGCGACACGGGCGAGCGATATCTGTCGAAAGTCTACAACGACGAGTGGATGAGAGAGAACCAGCTTCTTGATTCGGCGCGCGTCACTCTCATGCATGTGCTCGACCGAAAGGAAGGAGAAGCGCCAACGATCGTCAGTACCGCCCCGGGCACGACGGTAAGGCAGGCTTTGGGTCTGATGGCGCTGCACGACATTTCACAACTGCCGGTGATGGAACTGCGGAACTGTGTGGGTTCGGTCAGTGACTGGTCACTGTCGCAAAAGAGTCTCGAGAATCCCCAGCTACTCGACGCTACCGTGAGTGAGATAATGGATTCGCCCTTTCCCACGGTAGATGCGGATCAGCAGGTTGACAGCGTTGTTAAACTGCTCTCGAAATCGAATCCTGCGGTGCTTGTCCAGAGCAACGGCACGATACAGGGGATAGTGACCCGGTCTGACATGTTGCATTTCATGATGGCGCGGTAA
- a CDS encoding D-alanine--D-alanine ligase encodes MKITVLMGGASSERNVSLASGLRIVEALRSRGHEVIAFDPSNGAISEEDLRELAAGGVGTEPPSLEALAQSTGGSFLPALETLPEIANADVVFLALHGGQGEDGTLQALLDMARVKYTGSGHLSSALAMDKDLSKKLFRTAGVQTAEWLMAPASVEEVERALGFPVVVKPSKQGSTVGLTVVKAREQLLPAIEEAWRYDDEVMIEKFIPGRELTVGILGNSALPVGEIKPVHEIYDYECKYTPGMASEEFPAQLTEEETSRVQGQAVAAFSSLKLRGYARIDFRLAASEDAEGRGEFYCLEANTLPGMTELSLIPQGAAAMGMSFPDLCVEIVRLAQS; translated from the coding sequence TTGAAGATCACTGTTCTGATGGGCGGGGCTTCCTCCGAGCGTAACGTCTCTCTTGCTTCGGGTCTCAGGATTGTCGAGGCATTGCGTTCGCGCGGACATGAAGTGATCGCGTTCGATCCATCCAATGGGGCGATAAGTGAAGAGGATCTCAGGGAACTCGCCGCGGGAGGCGTAGGAACCGAGCCACCGTCGCTTGAAGCCCTGGCACAATCGACGGGCGGATCATTCCTGCCTGCACTCGAGACGTTGCCCGAGATTGCGAACGCGGATGTCGTGTTTCTGGCGCTGCATGGCGGACAGGGCGAAGATGGCACGCTGCAGGCGCTGCTGGATATGGCCCGAGTGAAATACACGGGGAGCGGACATTTGTCGAGCGCTCTGGCCATGGATAAGGATCTTTCCAAGAAGCTCTTCAGGACGGCAGGGGTTCAGACGGCCGAATGGCTGATGGCCCCCGCATCGGTGGAGGAGGTTGAGCGAGCGCTCGGATTCCCGGTCGTGGTAAAACCATCGAAGCAGGGATCCACGGTGGGACTGACAGTTGTCAAGGCAAGAGAGCAATTACTGCCCGCGATCGAGGAGGCGTGGCGGTATGATGACGAGGTGATGATCGAAAAGTTTATTCCCGGACGGGAGCTTACGGTCGGGATCCTTGGAAACAGCGCACTGCCGGTCGGCGAGATAAAACCGGTCCATGAGATATACGACTACGAATGCAAGTACACTCCGGGAATGGCGAGCGAGGAATTTCCCGCTCAACTAACGGAGGAGGAAACATCTCGGGTTCAGGGTCAGGCAGTGGCTGCCTTCAGCTCACTCAAGCTCAGGGGCTACGCGCGTATTGACTTCCGCCTGGCAGCATCCGAGGATGCAGAGGGTCGGGGAGAGTTTTATTGCCTCGAGGCAAATACGTTGCCCGGGATGACGGAACTCAGTCTCATACCGCAGGGAGCTGCGGCGATGGGAATGTCATTTCCCGACCTATGTGTAGAGATCGTGCGTCTGGCACAGAGCTGA
- a CDS encoding rhomboid family intramembrane serine protease has translation MSDTTFDSSSRPRITPAVQWLIAANVGIYFLQLTLVRAGDVFGILGLSGDRFPSAWWTLVTYMFVHGGLLHLVFNMLSLWMFGPRVESLWGARGFVYFFLWCGIGGGVAHLLLQGDAGLVGASAAVIGVLLAYALRWPDEEVYVFGVIPMKTRWLVVWLALINLAMGISSAKSGSGIGWWAHLGGLAFGWIYLRVSAFGGLDNFRRWVSPVPDEPEDAIRAVPRVRPRERERDRERDRGRHGDGIDEVVAKSNAVVAKPLRPTTLPRSSDEGVRQSAERLDTVLDKISKHGIESLTSEELWVLDNMSKKLRGPDQHD, from the coding sequence ATGTCCGACACCACCTTCGACTCGTCTTCGCGCCCCCGAATCACGCCAGCCGTGCAATGGCTGATAGCGGCGAATGTGGGCATTTATTTCCTTCAGCTCACGCTGGTGCGAGCCGGGGATGTCTTCGGCATACTGGGTCTTTCGGGAGACAGGTTTCCATCTGCCTGGTGGACACTGGTCACCTACATGTTCGTGCATGGCGGGCTGTTGCACCTCGTGTTCAACATGCTTTCACTGTGGATGTTCGGGCCACGGGTGGAAAGCCTGTGGGGTGCAAGGGGCTTCGTCTATTTCTTTTTGTGGTGTGGCATCGGTGGGGGTGTGGCTCATCTGCTGCTGCAGGGCGATGCCGGGCTCGTCGGGGCGTCCGCTGCAGTCATCGGTGTGCTCCTCGCATATGCCCTGAGGTGGCCGGACGAAGAGGTTTATGTCTTCGGCGTGATACCGATGAAAACTCGGTGGCTGGTGGTATGGCTCGCGCTAATCAATCTTGCAATGGGTATATCCTCGGCGAAGAGCGGCTCGGGGATCGGCTGGTGGGCCCACCTGGGCGGGCTTGCATTCGGGTGGATATACCTGCGCGTGTCCGCGTTTGGTGGCCTGGATAATTTCCGCCGGTGGGTGTCACCGGTTCCTGACGAGCCGGAAGATGCGATCAGAGCGGTTCCGAGGGTGAGGCCGCGGGAGCGAGAGAGAGATCGCGAGCGGGACCGCGGGCGGCATGGCGACGGAATAGATGAGGTAGTGGCGAAAAGCAACGCAGTGGTGGCGAAGCCGCTTCGGCCGACGACGTTGCCGCGTTCCAGTGACGAAGGTGTTCGCCAATCCGCTGAACGCCTCGACACGGTGCTGGACAAGATATCGAAGCACGGGATTGAAAGTCTCACAAGCGAGGAGCTGTGGGTGCTCGACAACATGTCAAAGAAGTTGCGCGGACCTGACCAGCACGATTGA
- the queF gene encoding preQ(1) synthase encodes MPKPELLETFANPYADRDYEIHMDCNEFTSLCPLGGIESDAEELALLTGGAPDFGIIRITYVPAELCLELKSLKFYLWSFRNDGIFYERAVNRILDDLVGAVNPKWMRVAGDFNLRGGIKSVITAAHGNNSLR; translated from the coding sequence ATGCCGAAGCCGGAACTGCTCGAGACGTTCGCGAATCCCTACGCGGACCGTGATTACGAAATTCACATGGATTGCAACGAGTTCACTTCGCTCTGCCCGTTAGGGGGGATCGAGAGTGACGCTGAAGAACTCGCGCTGCTGACAGGGGGAGCTCCGGATTTCGGGATTATCCGGATTACATACGTTCCCGCGGAACTTTGCCTGGAGCTGAAGAGCCTCAAATTCTATCTCTGGAGCTTCCGTAACGACGGGATTTTCTATGAGCGAGCGGTGAACCGGATCCTTGACGACCTGGTTGGTGCGGTGAACCCGAAATGGATGCGGGTGGCGGGGGACTTCAACCTCCGTGGCGGGATCAAGTCAGTGATCACGGCGGCACACGGGAATAACAGCCTCCGGTGA
- a CDS encoding ankyrin repeat domain-containing protein, whose protein sequence is MDVTAKLLDALQANDDGAALEILDAYPEAARGKGPNGESPVLMALYRGKSRLAARIARGAEFDVCEAAALGDQGRLGELLDRGASTRTRSFDGWTPLHLAAFFGQPEAARLLITQGAEVDALSTNSTANTPLCAALAGTGNEDIVVLLLDAGADVNARASHGVTPLHLAASRGVDSLIRTLITRGANAAARMGDGTTPAAMATARGHEQAAALLLPV, encoded by the coding sequence ATGGATGTCACCGCTAAGCTGCTCGACGCGCTGCAGGCGAATGATGACGGCGCGGCGCTGGAAATTCTCGATGCTTACCCCGAGGCAGCACGCGGAAAGGGGCCGAACGGAGAAAGCCCGGTGCTCATGGCCCTCTACCGCGGGAAATCCAGGCTGGCCGCCCGGATAGCCCGCGGAGCCGAGTTTGATGTCTGTGAAGCGGCTGCGCTTGGAGACCAGGGCCGCCTCGGTGAGTTACTCGATCGGGGTGCATCAACCCGTACGAGAAGCTTCGACGGATGGACCCCCCTGCATCTGGCCGCTTTCTTCGGCCAACCCGAAGCGGCGCGTCTTCTCATAACGCAGGGTGCAGAAGTCGATGCCCTTTCCACAAATTCCACCGCCAATACGCCGCTTTGCGCAGCGCTGGCCGGAACAGGAAACGAGGATATCGTCGTTCTCCTGCTGGACGCAGGCGCAGATGTCAACGCTCGCGCTTCTCATGGAGTGACACCTCTGCATCTCGCTGCATCCCGTGGAGTTGATTCCCTGATCCGGACGTTGATAACCCGCGGAGCGAACGCAGCCGCTCGGATGGGCGACGGCACCACGCCGGCGGCGATGGCAACCGCTCGAGGTCACGAGCAGGCGGCTGCGCTGCTTCTCCCGGTATAA
- a CDS encoding MarR family transcriptional regulator has protein sequence MANAKPARKATHLPTGVEHEHVSAAASESANRLHSLAIHMLRQLRREDDVSGLSAPRLSALSVIVFAGPINLTALAAAEQVRAPTMSRLVRALEAEGLVRRKGDALDGRVAYFRATPKGTRLLHAGRDRRVAALARAVDTLPVVERRALQKALGVLEVLVSSLARRQRKR, from the coding sequence ATGGCGAACGCCAAACCAGCACGCAAGGCCACGCACCTGCCGACCGGCGTGGAGCACGAACACGTGTCGGCAGCAGCCAGCGAGAGCGCCAATCGGCTTCATTCTCTGGCTATTCACATGTTGCGGCAATTGCGCCGAGAGGACGATGTATCCGGACTCAGCGCACCGCGTCTTTCAGCGTTGTCGGTCATCGTGTTCGCTGGGCCCATAAATCTCACAGCGCTTGCAGCTGCTGAGCAGGTAAGGGCACCGACCATGAGCCGGCTGGTGCGAGCGCTTGAGGCGGAGGGTCTCGTTCGACGCAAGGGAGACGCCCTCGACGGACGCGTCGCGTACTTTCGCGCGACCCCGAAGGGTACGCGCCTGCTGCACGCCGGTAGAGATCGCCGTGTTGCAGCACTCGCGCGGGCAGTTGACACTCTCCCGGTTGTGGAGCGGAGAGCCCTTCAGAAAGCACTCGGAGTGCTGGAGGTGCTCGTGAGCTCCCTTGCCCGCCGACAACGGAAAAGGTAG